CTAAAAGAAACCATAAGAATAAGGATGTGGAAACGAATACTTTTCCTAATCTATTACAAAAGGATTATAATCCGTATGATGCGGAACCATTGTATGATTTATAGATGAATAAGTAGTTCCTACCTGTGCACCTCTACAGAAATGAGAATCTTGTATTGTAGTATCTGAATTAGATAATACACTAACCGTTTTTTTCGTAGCTACATTGGTATAGCTGTAAGTACATGACTTCCTGCTATCCTTATAGCCTCTTCCTCCTCCTCCCTCTTTTTCAGCGGCAATACATTTATATTTTGCCAATCCTAAAGTATCGAGCCATACAAAAACATTTGGAGCAAACGCATATAAACTCTCTCCCCTCAATAGCTTAATCGGATCCTGCTGCGTAAACCGCCCAATCTCCGGATCATAGTAGCGGAAGAAGTTGTAATGCAGCCCCGTCTCTTCATCATAATGCTGATTCTGTAGACGGAAGGGTTGATGTATATCCAGTTTCAGACGACCTTTTTTGAGGGTAACATATCTGCTAATCTAGTACGGCCCCTTATGTTCTATTTGTAGAAAATATATTATCTTCTATATAGCAGTTTTGAAAAGAGCAGTTAGATATTAAATTATCTTGTATATGCATTGATCTGAATACACAATTAATAAATGTACAATTAGTAAATTTTGTATTACAAACTATTGCCGTAATAAAAGAACAATTAATAAAATTACAATTAGTAAAGGAACTATAGCTTATGAAAGCACCACGAAATGAACAGAAAGAAAATTTGAGACTTCCAATTTCCCTATGGGATATTTCGTATCTGTGAAAATCAATATTATCTATATGGGTTAACTGTCTAGAAATTAAGACATCTAATTCTTTTGTTTCGATTTTAATTAGAGACTTTGTAATATTTTTAAGTAATTCTTGAATGTCATTAGATATCATTTTTATTACCACCAATCTATAGGGTCTGGTTGTATATCTCTCAAAGGTATTCTTGGTTTAGATAATGGAGCAGTTCCTGGGGTACTAGCAGGTATTTGATTACACAATAATCCAGCTACCATTCTATGGTTACCATCTACAATAGTATTTCCATCCATTTTAACTGGAGGGGCAATACTACCTCTTTCAATCAATGCTGTGTATCTCGCAACAGCAGGGATGGAAACACTTTTTTGTAATGTTAGATAAGATGTTTTTGCTGTAACCATTTTAATGTTGTTTACTGTAGCATCTAAACATTTCTTACGTTTTTTTTTCTTCCTGGCATTTTCCTGTACATGTATCGCTTTCCGATAATGCAACGACACCCGTTGCAGCAGCTCCAAGCACCCCATATGCAATCCATTTAGGCAATGCCGCATCAGTGGGGTCTGGAGTCATTGTATCAATTGCACTCATAGATAATGCCCCTTTAGCTATGCCAACAGCATTTAATCCCCAAGGGTCCATCATATTTTGTATATTTGTCGAAAATTGATACAGATTGTTTCCACCTTCTAACCCAATCGGATCCTGCTACGTAAACCGCCCAATCTCCGGATCATAGTAACGGAAGAAGTTATAATGCAGTCCTGTCTCTTCATCATAATGCTGGTTCTGCAGGCGGATAGGTTGGTACACGTCTGATTTCAGACGTTCCTCCCGGGTCAGTTTGCCCCAACCGCTATAGTCACCGCTCCAAACAATATTGCCTTCCTCATCGGTCATTTCTCGCGGGATGCCGATTTGATCGTTGTGATAGTACAGGATTTCTCTTGCCTTATCCGAGCCATTGTAGGTGGTGATTTGGGCAAGGGGTTCATAGTTTCGGTCTTCGGTATAAACATAGGTGTAGGTACGGTCTTTACGGTACTCCTGTAACAGGCGACTGCCGTCCCATAGGTATTGGATTTCGTTGCCGTCTGGATGGACTTTGGCTATGCGACGGCCCAGTGGGTCGTAGCGGTAGCGATATAAGACAGCGTTTTGTCCGGGGCGATGGATTTCGGCTTCGGTCAGTTGGTTATCGGCATTATAACGGTAATGTTGGATTTCGCCGTCATTTTGCTGTTTCTCGATCAGGTTGCCCAACGGGTCGTAGCGGTAACTGGTGCCTTGGTATTGGGTAAGGCGGTTGCCGCCGATTCTGCTTCCGTCGGTAAGGTTGTGTGCAGGGTCGTAGCGGTAGTGCTCGTCCGCGCTTTGGATAATTCTGCCCAGTGCGTCATAGGTGTAATCCCTGTTACCGTTGGTTTGGTCATCGGTACGGATGAGGTTGCCAATAGTGTCGTATTGGTAACTGCGGCCGATAAGGACGGCAGGGTCTGCTTTGTTGTGACCGTTCGATTGGGCGATTTGTTGTTTAAGACGGCCTAATGGGTCAAGTTGAAATTGGGTATTCAGCTTGCCGATACTCCGCTCGACCGGGCGATGCAGAGCATCACGCTCGATGTCGGCAAGGGTGGTGCCGTCTAGGTTGACGTGGTGTAAGTGCCCGCTGCCGTAATACAGGCAGTTTAAAATTTCACCTGTAGGTAGGATGGTTTGGATGCGGTTGCCCAATACGTCGTAACGGTGTTCGGTAATCTGTGCGGCGACATCTTTGGATTGTGAACGGCTGGTACCGGATGCAATGGGGCTATCCAAGTGGATGAGCTGTTCTTTAACCAGTCTGTTGTGTTCATAACTAAAACGAAGTTCACTATGGGCGTTATGTGCTTGGATCAGACGGTTAAGTTTGTCGTAGCGGTAGTGGGTGCTCAGGATTTCTCCGCCCTCTAAATGGCTGTCTTTCTGACGAATGCGACCAATACGGTCACGGTGGTAGGTGATCGTCCGTAGCGGGCGAGTACGCACGTCAATGTTCTCAGACGCATATTCTTCTTCGCGTATGAGCTCACTAGCAGGATTATAGGTATAACGTGTCATTTTGCCGTCAAAGCCAATCTCACGGATCAGACGGTCTCTCTCATCGTATTCGAAGGTATAGCTGTCCCCGTTTTCGTTGACGAGGGTTTTCAGACGACCTGCAGGATCGTAACGGTATTGGAATGCACCACCCAGCGCGTTGTAGCGGACGGTTGGTTTGCTGTCATTGTCGTAATCGTAGGTTGTGCGGTTACCTTCGGCATCAGTAAGAACATTCAGTCGACCTGCATGATCGTAGCTGAAGTGTTCGCTACTGCCATCCGGATAGTCGGTACGCAGTGGTTTTCTATTTTGGTAATGATAGTGCGTGGTGTGGCCGGCTGCATCGGTAATACTTTCGAGTTTGCCCTCACCGTTATAGGTATAACGGGTTTGCTGACCGGAGCAGTCAGTTTGAGTGCTCAGGCGGCGGTGCTGATCATACTCAAATGTATAGGTATTGTTTTTAGCATCGGTGATTTGGGTAATTTGCCCATTTTCGTTATAACGGTAATGGGTTGCATTGCCTTTGCTATCGCTTTGGGTCGCAGGTAACCCTTGTTCGTTGTACTCAATTAGGGTCTTTTGATTATGCGGGAGGGTAATCTCTACCGGTCGGCGTTCTTGGTCATAACGGATGTGCTGATTTTGTCCGCCTTCTCCGCCAATA
The sequence above is a segment of the Neisseria perflava genome. Coding sequences within it:
- a CDS encoding pentapeptide repeat-containing protein; amino-acid sequence: MISNDIQELLKNITKSLIKIETKELDVLISRQLTHIDNIDFHRYEISHREIGSLKFSFCSFRGAFISYSSFTNCNFINCSFITAIVCNTKFTNCTFINCVFRSMHIQDNLISNCSFQNCYIEDNIFSTNRT
- a CDS encoding RHS repeat-associated core domain-containing protein encodes the protein MSRYVTLKKGRLKLDIHQPFRLQNQHYDEETGLHYNFFRYYDPEIGRFTQQDPIKLLRGESLYAFAPNVFVWLDTLGLAKYKCIAAEKEGGGGRGYKDSRKSCTYSYTNVATKKTVSVLSNSDTTIQDSHFCRGAQVGTTYSSINHTMVPHHTDYNPFVID
- a CDS encoding DUF2345 domain-containing protein gives rise to the protein MEDRQGQEHIKLATDYQKTQLNLGHIVDSNREKRGENGEGFELRTDGWGALRASKGILVSTDTQSGAKGEVLEMGKAIRRMRKALDAAKLLDAAAMRVGNSATESIAQTNHINSSLKKLKKSGIVISAPDGLATSTKQSILNTAQGHIHWVSLQDSNVSAGKNFTAHALQGINLFAQNNSLKIHAAKGKVEIQAKNNKIQIDAKKDLELTSSTAKVMIVGKDEVMISGGGGSYIKLKNGEIILASPKIVRVKAPAMPVGGSDSFVFNGFAKTDKTCIPCKIAELIGRPVNPISGIKVLPDETDFAFDGLVPFVWSRSYFSDLKESWLGSGWRTTLSAKLERKDGRFTYTDNQGRTFDLPELEEDEGQVLFEAEQIIFERIDNGSYQISSLDGDSRQRFSPLHLNGTNRIGSGDGDYVLTRVSDRHGNGYRIVYKEDTGLPHTVIDELGRKIWFEFDNLSPLTQIPVYRLTSMGSYNDNLPEGREVLVRYRYDDNGDLVAVEDTEGFVHRRFGYRRHMMIRHQTAAGLNTYYQYDHYTPKGRVLRSHTDNGEEWHFAYADGHTQITDALGRREHLYYDHHGEVVKKVFADGSSVLTERDALGRPIKSIDEMGRETRYRYNECGLLTFIGGEGGQNQHIRYDQERRPVEITLPHNQKTLIEYNEQGLPATQSDSKGNATHYRYNENGQITQITDAKNNTYTFEYDQHRRLSTQTDCSGQQTRYTYNGEGKLESITDAAGHTTHYHYQNRKPLRTDYPDGSSEHFSYDHAGRLNVLTDAEGNRTTYDYDNDSKPTVRYNALGGAFQYRYDPAGRLKTLVNENGDSYTFEYDERDRLIREIGFDGKMTRYTYNPASELIREEEYASENIDVRTRPLRTITYHRDRIGRIRQKDSHLEGGEILSTHYRYDKLNRLIQAHNAHSELRFSYEHNRLVKEQLIHLDSPIASGTSRSQSKDVAAQITEHRYDVLGNRIQTILPTGEILNCLYYGSGHLHHVNLDGTTLADIERDALHRPVERSIGKLNTQFQLDPLGRLKQQIAQSNGHNKADPAVLIGRSYQYDTIGNLIRTDDQTNGNRDYTYDALGRIIQSADEHYRYDPAHNLTDGSRIGGNRLTQYQGTSYRYDPLGNLIEKQQNDGEIQHYRYNADNQLTEAEIHRPGQNAVLYRYRYDPLGRRIAKVHPDGNEIQYLWDGSRLLQEYRKDRTYTYVYTEDRNYEPLAQITTYNGSDKAREILYYHNDQIGIPREMTDEEGNIVWSGDYSGWGKLTREERLKSDVYQPIRLQNQHYDEETGLHYNFFRYYDPEIGRFT